From Dendropsophus ebraccatus isolate aDenEbr1 chromosome 2, aDenEbr1.pat, whole genome shotgun sequence, a single genomic window includes:
- the LOC138784389 gene encoding aquaporin-4-like has translation MTAFKGIWTRQFWTSMAGEFLAVFLFLVVSLGSTTGMNIPGPSDTHIAFCFGLSIAILIHCFGHICEAFLNPAVAVAMICTRKISVAKGIFYIIIQCVAAIAGTGVVALITPQEKWPVGITKEHETLSHGQALLVETIITFQLVFTIFASCDKKRSDIKVPIPLIIGLSVTIGHLFAIPYTGASMNPARSLGTSVVFNRWDNHWIYWVGPMMGAILASFIYEYLFCPDPELKLRTQVSFRRNPNEDESVQLTVRPGGEYNKLETTA, from the exons ATGACGGCCTTCAAGGGAATATGGACAAGGCAATTCTGGACCTCCATGGCTGGAGAATTTTTGGCAGTTTTCCTTTTTCTGGTAGTAAGTTTGGGATCCACCACAGGGATGAACATACCTGGACCTTCAGATACACATATTGCCTTCTGCTTTGGACTAAGCATTGCCATACTGATTCATTGCTTTGGACACATATGTGAAGCTTTCTTGAATCCTGCTGTGGCAGTGGCTATGATATGTACCAGAAAAATATCAGTGGCCAAAGGAATATTTTACATTATTATCCAATGTGTGGCTGCTATTGCTGGTACTGGAGTGGTCGCCCTTATTACACCACAAGAAAAATGGCCGGTTGGAATTACCAAG GAGCATGAGACTTTATCACACGGACAGGCCCTTCTGGTGGAAACCATTATCACATTCCAGTTGGTCTTCACCATATTTGCTTCATGTGATAAGAAAAGAAGTGATATTAAAGTTCCCATTCCTCTCATCATTGGCTTATCGGTTACCATTGGACATCTGTTTGCA ATTCCGTACACTGGAGCCAGCATGAACCCAGCCAGATCACTCGGAACCAGTGTTGTGTTCAACAGATGGGACAACCATTGG ATCTACTGGGTCGGACCTATGATGGGCGCCATTCTTGCTAGTTTCATCTACGAATACTTGTTCTGTCCAGATCCTGAACTCAAACTACGGACGCAGGTCAGTTTCCGGAGAAACCCAAATGAAGATGAATCCGTCCAGTTGACAGTGAGGCCGGGAGGAGAATACAACAAACTAGAGACAACTGCATAA